Proteins found in one Lonchura striata isolate bLonStr1 chromosome 25, bLonStr1.mat, whole genome shotgun sequence genomic segment:
- the MAP3K3 gene encoding mitogen-activated protein kinase kinase kinase 3 gives MDEQEALQSIMKDLVALQMGRRHRLPGYDTMKNKDTAHSNRQKKHNASSPPLLGSPAIMNQCASAVEEKKIPNDVRIKFEHNGERRIIPFVRPVRYEDVQQKVKTAFGQPLDLHYMNNELSIPLKNQDDLDKAVDLLDRSSNVKSLRILLLSQDRNHTSSSPHSGLPKQVRIKTSQSVGDVSTPYQQPEPRSRHLSVSSQSTGRSSPPPGYVPERQQRIARQGSYTSIHSEGEFIPETSEQCMLDPLSSAENSVSGSCQSLDSPSFRKSRMSRAQSFPDNRQEFSDRENQIYDKAGKGGTYPRRYNVSMQHKDYNDGRRTFPRIRRHQGNLFTLVPSSRSLSTNGENLGLALQYLDPRGRLRSADSENALGVQERNIATKSPSAPINWRRGKLLGQGAFGRVYLCYDVDTGRELAAKQVQFDPESPETSKEVSALECEIQLLKNLQHDRIVQYYGCLRDRAEKTLTIFMEYMPGGSVKDQLKAYGALTENVTRKYTRQILEGVSYLHSNMIVHRDIKGANILRDSAGNVKLGDFGASKRLQTICMSGTGIRSVTGTPYWMSPEVISGEGYGRKADVWSLGCTVVEMLTEKPPWAEYEAMAAIFKIATQPTNPQLPSHISEHCRDFLKQIFVEARHRPSAEELLRHQFAQLQY, from the exons ATGG ATGAACAAGAGGCTTTGCAGTCCATCATGAAGGACCTGGTGGCACTCCAGATGGGCAGGCGTCACCGGCTGCCTGGGTATGACACCATGAAGAACAAAGACACTGCTCACTCCAACAGACAG aaaaaacacaatgCCAGCAGTCCCCCCCTCTTGGGCAGCCCTGCAATAATGAACCAGTGTGCCTCtgcagtggaagaaaaaaaaatcccg AATGATGTCAGGATAAAGTTTGAGCATAATGGGGAGAGACG GATTATCCCGTTTGTCCGGCCCGTGCGCTACGAAGACGTGCAGCAGAAAGTGAAAACTGCCTTTGGGCAGCCCCTGGACCTCCACTACATGAACAACGAG CTGTCTATTCCTTTGAAAAACCAAGATGACCTGGATAAAGCTGTGGATCTCTTAGACAGGAGCTCAAATGTGAAAAGCCTGAGGATACTATTGCTGTCCCAGGACAGAAACCAT ACCAGTTCTTCACCCCATTCTGGACTGCCCAAGCAAGTCAGGATTAAAACTTCCCAGTCTGTAGGGGATGTGAGCACACCCTATCAGCAGCCAGAACCCAGAAGCAGGCATCTATCTGTCA GCTCCCAGAGCACGGGCCGGAGCTCGCCCCCGCCCGGCTACGTGCCCGAGCGGCAGCAGCGCATCGCCCGCCAGGGCTCCTACACCAGCATCCACAGCGAGGGCGAGTTCATCCCCGAGACCAGCGAGCAGTGC ATGCTGGACCCTCTAAGCAGTGCTGAAAACTCAGTGTCAGGAAGCTGCCAGTCCTTGGACAG TCCTTCTTTTCGGAAGTCACGGATGTCAAGGGCACAAAGCTTTCCTGACAATAGACAGGAGTTCTCAG ACCGTGAGAATCAGATCTATGACAAAGCGGGCAAGGGTGGGACCTACCCTCGGCGCTACAACGTCTCCATGCAGCACAAGGACTACAACGACG GCCGGAGGACGTTTCCCCGGATACGACGTCACCAAGGGAATCTGTTCACCTTGGTGCCTTCCAGCCGTTCCTTGAGCACCAACGGGGAGAACCTGGGCCTGGCGCTGCAGTACCTGGACCCCCGGGGCCGCCTGCGGAGCGCCGACAGCGAGAACGCGCTGGGCGTGCAGGAGAGGAACATTGCCACCAAGT CTCCGAGCGCCCCGATAAACTGGCGCCGAGGAAagctgctgggccagggcgCCTTCGGCCGCGTGTATTTGTGCTACGACGTGGACACGGGCAGGGAGCTCGCAGCTAAGCAGGTCCAGTTCGATCCAGAGAGCCCTGAAACAAGCAAG GAGGTGAGTGCGCTGGAGTGTGAAATTCAGCTGCTGAAGAACCTCCAGCACGACCGTATTGTGCAGTATTATGGCTGCTTAAGGGATCGAGCAGAGAAGACCTTGACCATCTTCATGGAGTACATGCCAGGG GGGTCAGTGAAAGACCAGCTGAAGGCTTACGGGGCCCTGACGGAAAACGTCACCCGGAAATACACGCGGCAGATCCTCGAGGGCGTCTCGTACCTCCACAGCAACATGATCGTGCACAGGGACATCAAGG GTGCCAATATTCTCCGTGACTCTGCTGGGAATGTGAAGCTTGGGGACTTTGGGGCCAGCAAACGTCTGCAGACAATCTGCATGTCGGGGACAGGCATCCGCTCTGTCACGGGCACCCCGTACTGGATGAGCCCGGAGGTGATCAGCGGGGAAGGCTACGGCAGGAAGGCGGACGTGTG GAGCCTCGGCTGCACCGTAGTGGAAATGCTGACAGAGAAGCCCCCCTGGGCAGAGTACGAAGCCATGGCAGCGATCTTCAAAATCGCCACCCAGCCCACCaacccccagctcccctcccaCATATCAGAACATTGCCGGGACTTCCTAAAGCAGATCTTTGTGGAAGCCAGGCACAGACCCTCTGCTGAAGAGCTGCTCAGACACCAGTTTGCACAGCTCCAGTACTGA